A window of the Helianthus annuus cultivar XRQ/B chromosome 4, HanXRQr2.0-SUNRISE, whole genome shotgun sequence genome harbors these coding sequences:
- the LOC110936525 gene encoding 60S ribosomal protein L13a-4, with translation MVSGSGICAKEVVVDARHHMLGRLSSILAKELLNGQRVTVVRCEEICLSGGLVRQKMKYLRFLRKRMNTKPSHGPIHFRAPSKILWRTIRGMIPHKTKRGAAALARLKVYEGVPTPYNRKKRMVIPDALKVLRLTAGHKYCLLGRLSSEVGWNHYETIKDLEKKRKEKAQVVYERKKQLNKLRAKAEKAAEEKLGPQLEILAPVTY, from the exons ATGGTGTCAGGATCCGGAATCTGCGCTAAGGAAGTGGTGGTTGACGCTCGCCACCACATGCTGGGCCGATTATCATCCATTTTGGCCAAAGAACTGCTCAATGGCCAGAGAGTTACCGTCGTCAGATGCGAAGAGATCTGCCTTTCTGGCGGTCTCGTTCGTCAGAAAATGAAGTACCTTCGCTTTTTGAGGAAGCGTATGAACACTAAGCCGTCTCATGGTCCTATTCATTTCCGTGCTCCTTCCAAGATTCTTTGGCGTACGATCAGAGG AATGATTCCACACAAGACTAAGCGTGGAGCAGCTGCACTTGCAAGGTTGAAGGTTTACGAAGGAGTTCCTACTCCTTACAACAGGAAGAAGAGAATGGTTATCCCTGATGCTCTCAA GGTTTTGAGGCTTACTGCTGGACACAAGTACTGCTTGTTGGGCCGATTATCATCTGAGGTTGGATGGAATCACTATGAAACCATCAAG GATCTtgagaagaagaggaaagagAAGGCCCAAGTGGTGTACGAGAGAAAGAAGCAGCTTAACAAACTGCGCGCCAAGGCAGAAAAGGCGGCAGAAGAGAAACTCGGCCCACAACTGGAGATCCTTGCTCCTGTTACCTACTAA